The genomic region CATTCGCTGCGATTCACTGGTCGGTCTCCTTCAGGCGGACGCCGCGACCCTTGGCCTGGCTGATCTGCTCATTGCCGATCAGTTCGACGCCGGCGGTCTCGATGGCATTGATGATCCTGGTCAGGGAGCCGACCACGCCGCGCACATTGCCATCGCTGGCTTCCATGCGTTGGATCGTCGGCAGCGAGACACCCGAGAGTTTCGCCAACTGCCGCTGGTCGATCCCGAGCAGGGCCCGGGCGGCACGCATCTGGGACGCGGTGATCATGAATGGACTCCTGTGAGTACAGGGAGATTATCCACTCATGGGATATCAAACATCAATGATAAGACATCATTGGTGATGTTTTAAACATCATTTCGGCTGAACCGTTACGAACGTCCGGTGGTCAGCGAACGTCGAGATCAGCGGGAATCAGCGAATGCACGATCGCTTCGCGCGGGTCGCCGTCGACGAGGATCCCGTTGCGGGCGATGCCTTCGCAGACCGCGCCGAGCTTGATCGCCACCCGCAGGCTGGCGCGATTCTCCGGCAGCACCTGGATGACGATCCGCTGCAGGCCGAGCGTGTCGAACCCGAATCGTGCCGCCTGCTTCGCGGCCTCGACGGCAACGCCGCGTCCGCGCGCAGAGTCGGCCACCCAGTAACCGAGATGCGCCGAGCGCGCAGCGCGGATGCGATGGTTCAGGCCGACGCTGCCGAGCAGCGCGCCGGTCGCGGTATCGAATGCACCGAAGTGGAATTCGTCTTCGGCTTCGCGCATGCGCTGGCAGTACGCGATCCATGCCGCGCTGTCGTCGCGCGAGTAGCCCGGTTTCGCCCATGGCAGCCATTGCGACAGCGTGGGCAGCGATGTCGATATCGTGTCGAACAAAGCATCGGCATCGCTCGCCGTCCATGGGCGGATGAGGATGCCGTTGCGCGTACCGGGCGTGCTCATGTCGCGATCACAGGACCTCGGACGCGTAGTCCGCCAACCGCGAGCGCTCGCCGCGCTTCAGCGTGATGTGCGCGCTGTGCGCCCAGTTCTTGAAGCGATCGACGGCATAAGTAAGGCCGGAAGTGGTTTCGGTGAGATAGGGCGTATCGATCTGTTCGACGTTGCCGAGGCAGATGATCTTGGTGCCCGGGCCGGCTCGGGTGATCAGCGTCTTCATCTGTTTCGGGGTGAGGTTCTGCGCTTCGTCGAGGATCAGCCAGCGGGTCAGGAAGGTCCGGCCGCGCATGAAATTCAGCGAACGGATCTTGATCCGCGAGGCCAGCAGATCGTTGGTCGCGGCGCGGCCCCAACTGCCGCCGTCCTGGGTGTTCGGCATCAGCACTTCGAGATTGTCGGTCAGCGCGCCCATCCACGGCGTCATCTTCTCCTCTTCGGTGCCGGGCAGGAACCCGATGTCCTCGCCGACGCTGACGGTCGCGCGGGTCATGATGATTTCGCGGTAGCGCTGCTGGTCCATCGTCTGCGCCAGACCTGCGGCAAGCGCGAGCAGGGTCTTGCCGGTGCCGGCGGTGCCGAGCAGGGTGACGAAATCGATCTCCGGATCCATCAGCGCGTTCATCGCGAAATTCTGTTCGCGGTTGCGCGCGGTGATGCCCCAGACCGCGTGCTGATGGCTGCGGTAGTCGTCGATGATCTGCAGTTCGACGAACGCGTCATCGACTTTGGCGACGCGGAATTCGGCTTCGTCGTCGCCGGGCAGGTACACGAACTGGTTCGGGTACCAGTCGTCGCCTTCGATGCGCGCGACCTTGTAGTAGGTGCGTCCCTTCTCGGTCCACGACTTCAGTCCGTCGCTGTAACGCTGCCAGAAGTCTTCCGGCAGCGCGGAGGTGCCGGTGTAGAGCAGGCTGAAATCGTCGAGCGCGCGGTCGTTTTCGTAGTCCTCGGACGGAATCCCGGCGATCGCGCCCTTGATCCGCAGGTTGATGTCCTTGGACACGAACACCACCGGCACTTCGGGCTCCGCTTCGCGCAGGGCGAGGATCGCGCCGAGGATCTGGTTGTCCGGCATCACCGCGCCGAAGCGCTTGGCCGAATCGAAACTGCCGGTCTGGAAGCGCAGTTTGCCGATGCTGTCGGCGGCGCGCAGTTGCAGGCCTTTCGGCCGCGACAGCGTCAGGCCGGTGGCGATCTTGTCGCTGCCGTGGGTTTCGATCAGCTCGTTGATGAAGCGGCTGACCTGGCGCGCATTGCGGCTGGCTTCCGAGGTGCCTTTCTTGGCGTTGTCCAGTTCCTCGATCACCTGCATCGGCAGGAACACATCGTGTTCCTCGAATTTGAACAGTGCGGTCGGGTCGTGCATCAGCACGTTGGTGTCGAGGACGTAGATGCGCTTGCCTTTGGTCATCATGCGTGGGCGCTACCGGTTGCGGGAGTCGGAAGGGAAGGGGCACGAAACAGGATCATTCAGGCGACCGAAAACCACCGCAGCCCGCGTTGCGGGGCGATGGCCGGCATTGCGAAGACGTTGGATCACCGGGCCTGGGCAGCCTTCAGCGCGTCGAGCACGGCTTGGGCGTGCCCGGGGACTTTCACGCCGCGCCATTCGGCGGCGAGCTTGCCCTTGGGATCGATCAGGAAGGTGCTGCGCACGATGCCCAGCACTTTCTTGCCGTACATGTTCTTTTCGTGGATCACGTCGAAGGCCTTGCACAGCGCTTCGTCGCCGTCGCTGACCAGCAGGAAGTCGAAGCCCTGCTTGGTGCAGAAGTTCTGGTGCGATCTGATCGAATCGCGCGATACGCCGAGCACGGTGGCGTCGAGTTTCGTGAACTTCGGCAGCAGCGCGTTGAAATCGATGCCTTCGGTGGTGCAACCCGGGGTCGAATCCTTCGGGTAGAAATACAGCACCAGCCATTGGCCCGCGTAACCGGAAAGCCTGGCGGTGCTGTCGTCGGACAGCGCCAGCGGCAGCGAGAGCGTGGATTTCGGAAGCGCTTTGCCGGCTTGCAGCTTGGTGGCGTCGGTCATCGTCAGAACTTCATCGGGTCCATGATCGCGTCGAGGTTCAGATGGTCGCAGAACTCCAGGAAATCGTCGCGCAGGCCGGCGATGTGCATGTCCGCCGGCACGCCGATGGTGACCTGCGCGGAAAACATGTCGGCGCCGGTCTGCATCGCACGGTAGCGCGCACAGTGCAGGCTCTCGATGGTGATGCCCTGGCGGTCGAAGAAATCGGCCAGTTGGTAGAGGATGCCCGGCTTGTCCGCGGCGACCACTTCAACGACGTACGGCAACAGGTTCGATTGCAGCGGCTTCGGGCCGGTGCGATACCAGATCAGTTTGAAGCCTTCCTCGCGCTCCAGCTTGGTGAGCATGGCTTCGAGCTTGGCGATGGCGTCCCAGGGGCCTACCGCCAGCGCGGTGACCGAGACATCGCGGCCGACCGTGGACAGGCGCGAGTCGACAAGGTTGCAGCCGCTGTCCGAGATCCTCCGGGTCACCGCCAACAGGGGCGACTGCGGATGCGTCGTATAGGCGTTGATCAGCAGGTAGTTCTCGTTCGGCGCAGGCCGTGCGGCGGTAGCAGAATCGGTCAAGGTGGCGTCCGCGGCGAGGGAAAGTGTTGCGAAGTGGTTCGATCGACGGCCGGTCGCGCCATGCGCGGTCCGGACGTCCCCAGCATACTTGGCCGTGGTTTCAGGCCGCAAGCGAAGTCTGACGATTGTGCGGGCGGTGCCTGCGCGGTCTTGCAGGCGGTTCGCATGCCGGCATGCAAGTGGTTGATTCGCATGACCGGGAACGGGCCATGCCGGGTGCGCATGATGCCATCTGCCGCCACCGGGCGTATTCGCGAAGGATGGAGTGTTCAGACCTTCCCAAGTAACATCCGGAACTCCGGCGCCGGACTCCCGCGCCGTCCCTCCAGGCACTCCAAGGTATCCGCGTGCATCTGTCCGGCAGCATCACCGCGCTGGCGACGCCGTTCACGGCGTCCAGCGATCCCGATGGCGAACTCGATCTTCCGGCGTGGGACCGTCTCATCCAGGCGCAGATCGCGGCCGGAACCCAGGGCGTGGTGGTGGCCGGTTCGACCGGCGAGGCCAATGCCCTGTCCGAAGAGGAATACGAAACCCTGTTGCGCCGTGCCGTGGCCGTGGTTGGCGGACGTATTCCGGTGCTGGCGGGGACCGGGCTGCCGAATACCGCGAAAACCATCGAAATGACCCGCCGTGCCGCCGCGTGGGGCGCAGATGCCGCGCTGGTGGTCGCGCCGCCCTATGTGCGACCGACGCAGGCGGGCCTGATTGCGCACTATCGCG from Lysobacter sp. harbors:
- a CDS encoding GNAT family N-acetyltransferase, which gives rise to MSTPGTRNGILIRPWTASDADALFDTISTSLPTLSQWLPWAKPGYSRDDSAAWIAYCQRMREAEDEFHFGAFDTATGALLGSVGLNHRIRAARSAHLGYWVADSARGRGVAVEAAKQAARFGFDTLGLQRIVIQVLPENRASLRVAIKLGAVCEGIARNGILVDGDPREAIVHSLIPADLDVR
- a CDS encoding helix-turn-helix domain-containing protein; translated protein: MITASQMRAARALLGIDQRQLAKLSGVSLPTIQRMEASDGNVRGVVGSLTRIINAIETAGVELIGNEQISQAKGRGVRLKETDQ
- a CDS encoding PhoH family protein, with product MTKGKRIYVLDTNVLMHDPTALFKFEEHDVFLPMQVIEELDNAKKGTSEASRNARQVSRFINELIETHGSDKIATGLTLSRPKGLQLRAADSIGKLRFQTGSFDSAKRFGAVMPDNQILGAILALREAEPEVPVVFVSKDINLRIKGAIAGIPSEDYENDRALDDFSLLYTGTSALPEDFWQRYSDGLKSWTEKGRTYYKVARIEGDDWYPNQFVYLPGDDEAEFRVAKVDDAFVELQIIDDYRSHQHAVWGITARNREQNFAMNALMDPEIDFVTLLGTAGTGKTLLALAAGLAQTMDQQRYREIIMTRATVSVGEDIGFLPGTEEEKMTPWMGALTDNLEVLMPNTQDGGSWGRAATNDLLASRIKIRSLNFMRGRTFLTRWLILDEAQNLTPKQMKTLITRAGPGTKIICLGNVEQIDTPYLTETTSGLTYAVDRFKNWAHSAHITLKRGERSRLADYASEVL
- a CDS encoding glycine cleavage system protein R, whose amino-acid sequence is MTDSATAARPAPNENYLLINAYTTHPQSPLLAVTRRISDSGCNLVDSRLSTVGRDVSVTALAVGPWDAIAKLEAMLTKLEREEGFKLIWYRTGPKPLQSNLLPYVVEVVAADKPGILYQLADFFDRQGITIESLHCARYRAMQTGADMFSAQVTIGVPADMHIAGLRDDFLEFCDHLNLDAIMDPMKF
- a CDS encoding peroxiredoxin; the encoded protein is MTDATKLQAGKALPKSTLSLPLALSDDSTARLSGYAGQWLVLYFYPKDSTPGCTTEGIDFNALLPKFTKLDATVLGVSRDSIRSHQNFCTKQGFDFLLVSDGDEALCKAFDVIHEKNMYGKKVLGIVRSTFLIDPKGKLAAEWRGVKVPGHAQAVLDALKAAQAR